The Klebsiella aerogenes KCTC 2190 region CAGGCGAGGCGTATTTAACCCGCATCTGGCGAGAAAAGGGAGCGATGCTCCCTTTTTTAATTGCCATAACCCTGCAGTTCGCCCGTGTTAATCCCCTGTTGAAGGCACTACACTGGCAGCAGGAGGAACCATGACCCTGTCTTTTACTACTCACTGGCGCGATCGGCTGCCGGGTTTTTACACTTCACTGGCGCCCACGCCGCTGGATAACGCGCGTCTCATCTGGCGCAACACCGCGCTGGCGCAAACGCTGGGCGTCCCGGAGACGATATTTAATCCGCAACATGGGGCGGGCGTCTGGGGAGGCGAAGCGGTGCTGCCAGGGATGTCGCCGCTGGCGCAGGTCTACAGCGGCCATCAATTTGGCGCCTGGGCCGGTCAGCTTGGCGACGGGCGCGGCATTTTGCTTGGCGAGCAGCAGTTGCCGGATGGTCAACGTTTTGACTGGCATCTTAAAGGCGCCGGTCTGACGCCCTATTCGAGAATGGGCGATGGCCGGGCGGTACTGCGCTCGACTATCCGCGAAAGCCTTGCCAGCGAAGCAATGCATGCGCTGGGGATCCCAACCACCCGCGCGCTGGCGATGGTGACCAGCGACACGCCGGTTTACCGCGAACGCGAAGAACGCGGCACCATGCTGATGCGCATCGCCGAAAGCCACGTCCGCTTCGGCCATTTCGAACATTTTTACTATCGTCGCGAAGCGGAAAAAGTGCAGCAGCTGGCAGATTATGTGATTGAACACCACTGGCCGCAGCTGCAGCAGGAGGCGGATAAGTATATTCTTTGGTTCCGTGACGTTGTCACGCGTACCGCGGAAATGATCGCCAGCTGGCAGACTGTTGGCTTTGCCCACGGGGTGATGAATACCGACAATATGTCGATTCTTGGCCTTACCATGGATTATGGTCCGTATGGCTTCCTCGATGATTTCCAGCCCGGGTTTATCTGCAACCATTCTGATTATCAGGGGCGTTATAGCTTTGATAACCAACCGGCGGTAGGGTTGTGGAACCTGCAGCGTCTGGCCCAGTCGCTCTCGCCGTTTATCAGCGCCGACGCGCTGAACGCGGCGCTGGATGACTATCAGCCTGCCTTGTTGACCACCTACGGCCGCCGCATGCGCGACAAACTCGGCTTCTATACTCAGCAAACCGGTGATAACACTCTGCTTGATGGACTGTTCAGCCTGATGGAGCGTGAAGGGAGTGACTACACTCGTACCTTCCGGATGCTGAGCCAAAGCGAGCAGCACAGCGCGGCATCGCCGCTGCGTGATGAGTTTATCGACCGCGCGGCCTTTGATAGCTGGTTTGCCGACTACCGGGCGCGGCTGCGCGATGAACAGATCGACGATAGCGAACGCCAGCAGCGGATGCAGGGCGTCAACCCGGCGGTGGTGCTACGCAACTGGCTGGCGCAGCGGGCGATAGAAAAAGCCGAAGATGGCGACATGGGCGAGCTGGAACGTCTGCATGAAGCCCTCGCGCAGCCGTTCGCCGATCGTACTGATGATTACGCCAACCGCCCGCCTGATTGGGGTAAACATCTGGAAGTGAGCTGCTCCAGCTAACCGTAAAGCCTCGCCATCGCGCGGGGTTTTATTTGGTCAAAATTAGCTTACCGGCGTGGGTCTGGCGCAGCAGATAGCGCTGACCGTCATGTTCGATCACCACGCGACCTTCCGCACCCAACAGCGTCCGGCTGCTGATTTGGCGATCGCTGGCAAGGGGATAGGGAGCATTGTCTTTCGTTTTCTCAGCTGTGGCAGTGTTATCCATACGCGTCATAGCACCAAAATAAAAATAAAAGCAACAATGATAATCATTATCAGTAATGTTAATTTTCACGGCAAGCCTTTTTTGTTGTGGCTTACCATTTCAGGTAGTTATTGCGCAGAGGATGAACGGCGAGCGGTGAAATCCCGCCGCGAGCGCGGCGGGGGGAGGGATTACAACCGTGTAGCGGTGGCTGCAGCCAGTTCAGCGAGCATTTTTTCGCTATCTTCCCAGCTCAGGCACGGGTCGGTAATCGACTGGCCCCAGATCAGCGGCTGACCGGGGATCACTTTTTGCGTCCCTTCGGCGAGGAAGCTCTCCGCCATGATCCCGGCAATGGCGGTGGAGCCCTCGCGGATCTGCTGGCAGATATTGGCGCACACTTCCAGTTGACGGCGATGCTGCTTCTGACAATTGCCATGGCTGAAGTCGACGACCAGTTGCTCAGGGAGATCGAATTCGCGTAGCGCTTCGCCGGCGGCGGCGATATCCGCAGCATGATAATTTGGCCGTTTACCGCCGCGCATAATGATATGGCCGTACGGGTTACCGCTGGTCTGGTAGATGGTCATCTGGCCCTGTTTATCCGGTGACAGGAACATATGGCTGGCGCGCGAGGCGCGTATCGCGTCGACCGCGATACGGGTGTTGCCGTCGGTTCCGTTTTTAAAACCAACCGGGCAGGAGAGCGCCGAGGCCATCTCGCGGTGGATTTGGCTTTCGGTGGTGCGCGCGCCGATGGCGCCCCAGCTAATCAGATCGGCGATAAACTGCCCGGTCACCATATCCAGGAATTCGGTGGCGGTTGGGATACCCAGCTCGTTGATCTGCAGCAGCAGACGACGCGCCAGTTCGATACCGTGATTGACCCGGTAGCTGCCGTTGAGATCGGGGTCGGAAATAAGACCTTTCCAGCCCACGACGGTGCGCGGTTTTTCGAAATAGGTGCGCATGACAATTTCCAGCTGCGGCTGGTAACGTTCGCGCATGCCCTGCAGGCGGCGCGCATATTCCAGCGCCGCTTCAGGGTCGTGAATGGAGCAGGGGCCGATAATTACCAGCAGGCGGCGGTCTTCGCCGTTGAGGATTTTTTCAATCCGCCGGCGGGAGGCGGAGACGTGGGCGGCAACCTCGGCCGACACGGGATGGCGCTGCGCCAGTTCCGCGGGCGTTACCAGGCTTTCAATGCGCGCGGTACGCAATTCGTCTGTTTTATTCATTGGGGTCTCAAAAATCTGTTTCTTCCGCGGCGAAAATGCCGGGAAGTGATGCGCATCACGATAAACCAATCCCTGCTTATTGCAAGAGCAGGGCATGATCCTGTATAGGCCACGAGCGATAGCATAAACAAATTTTCAATAATGTACTAGTGTATTAGTACATCCTGCGATTCAGCCCCATGATATCCATGATTTTGGTGGCAATTTCCTCTACCGAATAGTTGGTGCTGTTGAGGCAGGGGATCTTGTTTTTGCGGTACAACGCTTCGACTTCGGTCACTTCCATGCGGCACTGGCGCAACGAGGCGTAGCGGCTATTTTCCCGGCGCTCTTCGCGGATTGCCGCCAGTCGCTCCGGGTTAATCGTCAGGCCGAACATCTTGTGCTGCAGCGGCTTTAACGAGGCCGGGAGAACCAGATTGTCCATATCGTCGGCGATAAAAGGGTAGTTAGCGGCGCGAATACCGTATTGCATGGCCAGATACAGGCTGGTCGGCGTTTTGCCGCAGCGCGAAACGCCAAGCAGGATCACCTGCGCCTGATCGAGATTGCGCAGCGAGATGCCATCATCGTGGGCAAGCGTGTAATCGATGGCGGCGATACGCGCATCGTATTTAATCAGGTTACCGGGATTCAGGCCATGGGTGCGGTGAGCCACCGGCGTGGGATCCAGATGTAATTCTTGCTGCAGCGGGGCTACCAGCGCCTGCACGATATCCTGACAAAACCCCTCGCTTTGCAAAATAATGTCGCGAATTTCGGGGATAACGATGGAATAGAAGACCAGCGGCCGGATGCCGGTTTGTTGAAAAATGGCATCGATTTGCTCTTTAACCGCCCGGGCGCGGCTGACGTTTTCGACGAACGGCAGGGTTACGCTACTGATAGCCACCGGGAATTGCGACATTACCGCATGGCCTAAAACTTCCGCCGTAATAGCGGTACCGTCAGAAATATAAAATACGTGGCGATCTACAGCACTGTCCATTTTGACCATCCGGTATAATTATCTAAAAGCAGAGTAAATTTAAGCACAGAGTTTTAACCTTTGTCTCACTTAAAAAAATGAAACGCTATTTTTGTTTTTAATGAAATGGCAGGTCCAGTTTCTGATTTTGCCCATTATTTGTATTAAATATCAATAGAGTTCATTTTAATCATAGAGTTAGACAATTCTGGAAAACAATCCGAAAAACAGAAAATTAATTTGCTTGAACGATTCACCGTTTTTTTCAGCGGCATAAATATGTCAGGATGAATACCGTAGTCGATCGTGTGTTTTCTATAATTTGTATTAAATCACAAAAGGATTGTCTCGATGTCCAACAATGGCTCGTCACCGCTGGTGCTTTGGTATAACCAACTCGGCATGAATGATGTAGACAGAGTTGGGGGCAAAAATGCCTCCCTTGGTGAAATGATTACTAACCTGTCCGGTATGGGTGTCTCCGTACCAAACGGGTTCGCCACCACCGCTGATGCTTTCGATCAGTTCCTGGACCAAAGCGGTGTTAACCAGCGCATTTATGCACTGCTGGATGAAACCGACATTGACGACGTTTCCGCATTAGCGAAAGCGGGCGCGCAGATCCGTCAGTGGATCATCGACACCCCCTTCCAGAGCGAACTGGAAAACGCGATTCGCGAAGCTTATGACCTGCTGTCCGCCGATGACGCCGAGGCCTCGTTCGCCGTGCGCTCTTCCGCGACGGCGGAAGATATGCCGGATGCTTCCTTCGCCGGTCAGCAAGAGACATTCCTCAACGTGCAGGGCTTTGACGCCGTGCTCGTTGCCGTGAAGCACGTATTCGCTTCACTGTTTAACGATCGCGCGATCTCCTATCGCGTGCATCAGGGTTACGATCACCGCGGCGTGGCGCTATCCGCCGGGGTGCAGAGGATGGTGCGCTCCGACCTGGCCTCCTCCGGCGTGATGTTCTCCATCGATACCGAGTCCGGTTTCGACCAGGTGGTGTTTATCACCTCGGCGTGGGGGCTCGGCGAGATGGTGGTGCAGGGCGCGGTGAACCCGGACGAATTTTACGTCCATAAACCGACCCTGGCGGCTAATCGCCCGGCTATCGTGCGCCGTACCATGGGGTCGAAAAAAATCCGCATGGTTTATGCGCCGACTCAGGAACACGGCAAGCAGGTGCGCATTGAAGATGTGCCGCAGGCGCAGCGCGATGTTTTCTCGTTAACCAACGAGGAAGTGGAAGAGCTGGCGAAGCAGGCGGTGCAGATCGAGAAGCACTACGGTCGCCCAATGGATATCGAGTGGGCGAAAGATGGCCATACCGGTAAGCTGTTTATCGTCCAGGCGCGCCCGGAAACCGTCCGTTCGCGCGGTCAGGTGATGGAGCGTTATACGCTGCATGCCCAGGGGCAGATCATTGCCGAAGGGCGAGCTATCGGCCACCGTATCGGCGCCGGCCCGGTCAAGGTTATTCACGATATCAGTGAGATGAACCGCATCGAGCCTGGCGACGTGCTGGTCACCGACATGACCGACCCGGATTGGGAACCGATCATGAAGAAAGCCTCGGCGATCGTCACCAACCGCGGCGGCCGTACCTGCCACGCGGCGATTATCGCCCGTGAGCTGGGCATCCCGGCGGTGGTCGGCTGCGGCGATGCGACCGATCGCATCCAGGAAAACCAGAATGTCACCGTTTCCTGCGCTGAAGGCGACACCGGCTATGTCTACGCGGAGCTACTGGACTTCAGCGTGAAGAGCTCAAGCGTTGGCGAGATGCCAAACCTGCCGCTGAAGGTGATGATGAACGTCGGCAACCCGGATCGCGCCTTTGACTTCGCCTGCCTGCCGAATGAAGGCGTGGGCCTGGCGCGTCTGGAATTCATCATCAACCGCATGATTGGCGTTCACCCGCGTGCGCTGTTGGAGTTTGACGACCAGGAGCCGGGCCTGCAGAACGAAATCCGCGAGCTGATGAAAGGCTACGACTCACCGAGAGAGTTCTACGTTGGCCGCCTGACCGAAGGGATCGCTACCCTTGGCGCCGCCTTCTACCCGAAACGGGTGATCGTGCGTTTGTCCGACTTCAAATCTAACGAGTACGCCAACCTGGTGGGCGGCGAGCGTTACGAGCCGGAAGAAGAGAACCCGATGCTCGGATTCCGCGGCGCCGGACGCTACGTTTCAGAAAGCTTCCGCGATTGCTTCGCTCTGGAGTGTGAAGCCATGAAACGCGTGCGTAACGACATGGGCCTGACCAACGTGGAAGTGATGGTGCCATTCGTACGTACCGTGGCGCAGGCGAAAGCGGTGGTCGAAGAGCTGGAACGTCAGGGACTGAAGCGCGGCGAGAACGGGTTGAAGATCATTATGATGTGCGAAATCCCGTCGAACGCGCTGCTGGCGGAGCAGTTCCTCGAGTACTTCGATGGCTTCTCGATTGGCTCGAACGACATGACGCAGCTGGCGCTGGGCCTCGATCGCGACTCCGGCGTCGTGTCTGAGCTGTTTGATGAACGCAACGACGCGGTGAAAGCGCTGCTGTCGATGGCCATCCGCGCGGCGAAAAAACAGGGCAAATACGTGGGCATCTGCGGCCAGGGGCCGTCCGACCACGAAGACTTTGCCGCCTGGCTGATGGAAGAGGGGATCGATAGCCTGTCCCTGAACCCGGATACCGTGGTGCAAACCTGGTTAGGTCTGGCTGAACTGAATAAATAAGTTCAACGCGGATAGCCCAATCCCTGGCAGAGATGCCGGGGATTTTTTTTGCCTTCAGCAACGTTTCGCGATGGTTGGTTTTGACGTAAAAAAAAGCCCATCGTGGGAGATGGGCAAAGACTACACACAGCAATTCGTTGTTTCACTCAGGGGATTTCCATGCTTATAAATCAATATCTTGATCTATAACCGTGGGCTAATAGTAGGCATCAGGGCTGTTGGCGTCGATCGGATTCTTCTCAATAGTTAAATCAGTGTGAAGAATATGAGAGGTAAATATCGAGCTGGAACATGAATATGCCGGAAGTGGCGGGGGATTGATAAATTTAGCTTAAGTTTAAGGCGGGTTTCCCCGCCTTTCGGTTACTTTTCGCTTTTGTTATGGCTGGCATTAAGCTCGGCGAGCTCCGCCAGAACCAGATCCGGGTCTAGCGGCGGTGGCGGCACTTCCTGTACCCAGGCGTCGTAAAGACGCCAGGAGACGGCCAGCAGCACCGGACCGATAAACAGGCCAATCATCCCGAAGGCGATCAGGCCGCCGATAACGCCGGAGAGGATCAGAATCATCGGCAGGTCGGCGCCCATGCGAATCAATACCGGGCGAATCACGTTATCCATCGTACCCACCACGCAGCTCCACACCAGCAGCACCGTGCCCCAGGTCGTATCGCCGGTCCAGTATAGCCAGATAATTGAAGGGACCAGCACGATAAGCGGCCCCAGCTGTACCAGACAGGTGAAAATCATCACCACGGTCAACAGCGCGGCGTAAGGCACGCCGCTTATCGCCAGCCCGATACCGCCGAGCACCGCCTGCGCCAGCGCGGTGACAACCACGCCCAGCGCTACGGCGCGTACCGCCTGTCCGGCGAGGACCACCGCAGCATCGCCACGCTTTGAGGCCAGACGGGTCGCGAAGTAGCGGAAACCATAGGCGACGCGCTCGCCGCGCCAGTAAAGCAGGGCGCTGAACAACAGCATCAGTCCGCAGTAAACCAGAAGTTTACCAATGTGCGCCGCCTGGCCGACAAACCAGGTGGTGGTGGCGCCAATATAAGGGCGAACCTTAGCCATAATCGCCGCGCCGCCCATCTCCAGCAGGCTATGCCAGGCGGAATAGAGTTTATCGCCGATCAGCGGAATCGAGTTCAGCCAGGCGAAATCCGGCAGCGTTACCTGGCCGGTGCTGACGATTTTGATCAGCGGGGCGCTATTATCGACCAGGCTATTCACCAATAAGGCGATAGGAATAACGAACAGTAAAAACAGCAGCAGCGTCATCACCAGCACCGCCAGCGAGCGCTTGCCAAACAGCAGCTTTTGCAGACGCAGCAGCACCGGCCAGGTGGCGATGACCACGGTACCGGCCCAGGCAAAAGAGAGAATAAATGGTTGCACAACCCACAGGCAGGAAATAATTATCAGGGACAAAAACAGCACCGACAGCAGAATTTGCGGTATGTCCCGGGGCTGATGTTGGTTAATCATAGAGAAAATTTACCTTTCCAGTCGCGTCTCAATGCTGACGCAGCGTAATTCCATGTACAGATAATAATATCAATAATTTCGCGCGCCTGATTTTGCCCGTAAATCTCGTGGGCGGATATGAAAAAAATGTGATAAAAAGTTGAGTGTGCCACGCAAACGTTTAATTTGCGCATTATTACATCTTCTAAACACAACATATTCAGGCAGGGTCACGGGTCATGATCCCACAGATTTCTCAAGCGCCGGGCGTCGTTCAACTGGTGCTGAATTTTTTGCAGGTACTGGAGCAACAAGGTTTCACCGGCGATACCGCCACCAGCTATGCCGACCGGCTCACCATGGCGACCGATAACAGCGTCTATCAGCTGTTGCCGGACGCCATTCTGTTTCCCCGTTCCACCGCAGACGTCGCTTTACTGGCGCGACTGGCGGCGGAGCCACGCTTTAAATCGCTGATTTTTACCCCACGCGGCGGTGGTACCGGCACCAATGGTCAAGCGCTGAACGCGGGGATTATCGTCGATATGTCGCGCTATATGAACCGTATTATCGAAATCAACCCCGA contains the following coding sequences:
- the selO gene encoding protein adenylyltransferase SelO; translated protein: MTLSFTTHWRDRLPGFYTSLAPTPLDNARLIWRNTALAQTLGVPETIFNPQHGAGVWGGEAVLPGMSPLAQVYSGHQFGAWAGQLGDGRGILLGEQQLPDGQRFDWHLKGAGLTPYSRMGDGRAVLRSTIRESLASEAMHALGIPTTRALAMVTSDTPVYREREERGTMLMRIAESHVRFGHFEHFYYRREAEKVQQLADYVIEHHWPQLQQEADKYILWFRDVVTRTAEMIASWQTVGFAHGVMNTDNMSILGLTMDYGPYGFLDDFQPGFICNHSDYQGRYSFDNQPAVGLWNLQRLAQSLSPFISADALNAALDDYQPALLTTYGRRMRDKLGFYTQQTGDNTLLDGLFSLMEREGSDYTRTFRMLSQSEQHSAASPLRDEFIDRAAFDSWFADYRARLRDEQIDDSERQQRMQGVNPAVVLRNWLAQRAIEKAEDGDMGELERLHEALAQPFADRTDDYANRPPDWGKHLEVSCSS
- the hemP gene encoding hemin uptake protein HemP gives rise to the protein MDNTATAEKTKDNAPYPLASDRQISSRTLLGAEGRVVIEHDGQRYLLRQTHAGKLILTK
- a CDS encoding 3-deoxy-7-phosphoheptulonate synthase, with the translated sequence MNKTDELRTARIESLVTPAELAQRHPVSAEVAAHVSASRRRIEKILNGEDRRLLVIIGPCSIHDPEAALEYARRLQGMRERYQPQLEIVMRTYFEKPRTVVGWKGLISDPDLNGSYRVNHGIELARRLLLQINELGIPTATEFLDMVTGQFIADLISWGAIGARTTESQIHREMASALSCPVGFKNGTDGNTRIAVDAIRASRASHMFLSPDKQGQMTIYQTSGNPYGHIIMRGGKRPNYHAADIAAAGEALREFDLPEQLVVDFSHGNCQKQHRRQLEVCANICQQIREGSTAIAGIMAESFLAEGTQKVIPGQPLIWGQSITDPCLSWEDSEKMLAELAAATATRL
- the ppsR gene encoding posphoenolpyruvate synthetase regulatory kinase/phosphorylase PpsR; the protein is MDSAVDRHVFYISDGTAITAEVLGHAVMSQFPVAISSVTLPFVENVSRARAVKEQIDAIFQQTGIRPLVFYSIVIPEIRDIILQSEGFCQDIVQALVAPLQQELHLDPTPVAHRTHGLNPGNLIKYDARIAAIDYTLAHDDGISLRNLDQAQVILLGVSRCGKTPTSLYLAMQYGIRAANYPFIADDMDNLVLPASLKPLQHKMFGLTINPERLAAIREERRENSRYASLRQCRMEVTEVEALYRKNKIPCLNSTNYSVEEIATKIMDIMGLNRRMY
- the ppsA gene encoding phosphoenolpyruvate synthase, coding for MSNNGSSPLVLWYNQLGMNDVDRVGGKNASLGEMITNLSGMGVSVPNGFATTADAFDQFLDQSGVNQRIYALLDETDIDDVSALAKAGAQIRQWIIDTPFQSELENAIREAYDLLSADDAEASFAVRSSATAEDMPDASFAGQQETFLNVQGFDAVLVAVKHVFASLFNDRAISYRVHQGYDHRGVALSAGVQRMVRSDLASSGVMFSIDTESGFDQVVFITSAWGLGEMVVQGAVNPDEFYVHKPTLAANRPAIVRRTMGSKKIRMVYAPTQEHGKQVRIEDVPQAQRDVFSLTNEEVEELAKQAVQIEKHYGRPMDIEWAKDGHTGKLFIVQARPETVRSRGQVMERYTLHAQGQIIAEGRAIGHRIGAGPVKVIHDISEMNRIEPGDVLVTDMTDPDWEPIMKKASAIVTNRGGRTCHAAIIARELGIPAVVGCGDATDRIQENQNVTVSCAEGDTGYVYAELLDFSVKSSSVGEMPNLPLKVMMNVGNPDRAFDFACLPNEGVGLARLEFIINRMIGVHPRALLEFDDQEPGLQNEIRELMKGYDSPREFYVGRLTEGIATLGAAFYPKRVIVRLSDFKSNEYANLVGGERYEPEEENPMLGFRGAGRYVSESFRDCFALECEAMKRVRNDMGLTNVEVMVPFVRTVAQAKAVVEELERQGLKRGENGLKIIMMCEIPSNALLAEQFLEYFDGFSIGSNDMTQLALGLDRDSGVVSELFDERNDAVKALLSMAIRAAKKQGKYVGICGQGPSDHEDFAAWLMEEGIDSLSLNPDTVVQTWLGLAELNK
- the ydiK gene encoding AI-2E family transporter YdiK, encoding MINQHQPRDIPQILLSVLFLSLIIISCLWVVQPFILSFAWAGTVVIATWPVLLRLQKLLFGKRSLAVLVMTLLLFLLFVIPIALLVNSLVDNSAPLIKIVSTGQVTLPDFAWLNSIPLIGDKLYSAWHSLLEMGGAAIMAKVRPYIGATTTWFVGQAAHIGKLLVYCGLMLLFSALLYWRGERVAYGFRYFATRLASKRGDAAVVLAGQAVRAVALGVVVTALAQAVLGGIGLAISGVPYAALLTVVMIFTCLVQLGPLIVLVPSIIWLYWTGDTTWGTVLLVWSCVVGTMDNVIRPVLIRMGADLPMILILSGVIGGLIAFGMIGLFIGPVLLAVSWRLYDAWVQEVPPPPLDPDLVLAELAELNASHNKSEK